In Eleginops maclovinus isolate JMC-PN-2008 ecotype Puerto Natales chromosome 10, JC_Emac_rtc_rv5, whole genome shotgun sequence, the following proteins share a genomic window:
- the LOC134870955 gene encoding sulfotransferase 2B1-like isoform X1, translating to MMEEEFYTVYKGVYLPSSVYTPESLKYFEEFVFRPDDIITIIYPKSGTVWMQEIVPLIMSGGDPAPVDTIVNWKRVPWLEAHQTSSLKLEQRPSPRLLTTHFHYNMMPSSFFEVKPKVIYVMRNPKDVFTSSFYHHEAASFLVNPGPQTEFLHKFLDGKVMFGSWFDHVKSWLNAEDREHIMHISYEEMIMDLKDAVGRMAQFLQKSLDHEAIEKIADRCLFKNMRKNNMSNYSTVPRVFMDQTKSEFLRKGIAGDWKNQLTVAEAEYFDTVYKDKMKDFQYKFAWE from the exons ATGATGGAGGAAGAGTTTTACACGGTGTATAAGGGGGTCTACCTGCCCTCATCTGTGTACACGCCAGAGAGTCTGAAATACTTTGAAGAGTTTGTGTTTAGACCAGATGATATCATCACCATCATTTATCCCAAGTCAG GTACAGTCTGGATGCAGGAGATTGTCCCACTGATCATGAGCGGAGGAGATCCAGCACCTGTTGACACTATTGTTAACTGGAAACGTGTTCCCTGGCTTGAAGCGCATCAGACCAGCTCCCTCAAACTTGAACAGAGGCCGTCTCCACGACTGTTAACTACACACTTCCATTACAACATGATGCCGTCATCTTTCTTTGAAGTAAAGCCAAAG GTCATCTATGTGATGAGGAACCCCAAAGATGTGTTTACATCGTCTTTTTATCATCATGAGGCGGCCTCCTTCTTGGTAAACCCAGGCCCACAGACCGAGTTCCTCCACAAGTTCCTTGATGGAAAAG TTATGTTTGGCTCATGGTTCGATCATGTAAAGAGCTGGTTGAATGCTGAAGATAGAGAGCACATAATGCACATCTCCTATGAAGAGATGATAATG gatcTGAAGGACGCTGTGGGCAGAATGGCTCAGTTCCTGCAGAAGTCTCTGGACCATGAAGCGATAGAAAAGATAGCCGACCGATGTTTGTTCAAGAACATGAGGAAGAACAACATGTCAAACTACTCTACTGTTCCTCGTGTATTCATGGACCAGACAAAGTCTGAGTTTCTCAGGAAAG GAATTGCTGGAGACTGGAAAAACCAACTAACTGTGGCAGAAGCAGAGTACTTTGACACTGTTTACAAGGACAAAATGAAAGATTTCCAATACAAATTTGCATGGGagtaa
- the LOC134870955 gene encoding sulfotransferase 2B1-like isoform X2 encodes MMEEEFYTVYKGVYLPSSVYTPESLKYFEEFVFRPDDIITIIYPKSGTVWMQEIVPLIMSGGDPAPVDTIVNWKRVPWLEAHQTSSLKLEQRPSPRLLTTHFHYNMMPSSFFEVKPKVIYVMRNPKDVFTSSFYHHEAASFLDLKDAVGRMAQFLQKSLDHEAIEKIADRCLFKNMRKNNMSNYSTVPRVFMDQTKSEFLRKGIAGDWKNQLTVAEAEYFDTVYKDKMKDFQYKFAWE; translated from the exons ATGATGGAGGAAGAGTTTTACACGGTGTATAAGGGGGTCTACCTGCCCTCATCTGTGTACACGCCAGAGAGTCTGAAATACTTTGAAGAGTTTGTGTTTAGACCAGATGATATCATCACCATCATTTATCCCAAGTCAG GTACAGTCTGGATGCAGGAGATTGTCCCACTGATCATGAGCGGAGGAGATCCAGCACCTGTTGACACTATTGTTAACTGGAAACGTGTTCCCTGGCTTGAAGCGCATCAGACCAGCTCCCTCAAACTTGAACAGAGGCCGTCTCCACGACTGTTAACTACACACTTCCATTACAACATGATGCCGTCATCTTTCTTTGAAGTAAAGCCAAAG GTCATCTATGTGATGAGGAACCCCAAAGATGTGTTTACATCGTCTTTTTATCATCATGAGGCGGCCTCCTTCTTG gatcTGAAGGACGCTGTGGGCAGAATGGCTCAGTTCCTGCAGAAGTCTCTGGACCATGAAGCGATAGAAAAGATAGCCGACCGATGTTTGTTCAAGAACATGAGGAAGAACAACATGTCAAACTACTCTACTGTTCCTCGTGTATTCATGGACCAGACAAAGTCTGAGTTTCTCAGGAAAG GAATTGCTGGAGACTGGAAAAACCAACTAACTGTGGCAGAAGCAGAGTACTTTGACACTGTTTACAAGGACAAAATGAAAGATTTCCAATACAAATTTGCATGGGagtaa
- the LOC134870954 gene encoding uncharacterized protein LOC134870954, translated as MESDIQSSKNCASSLTGASFGGTSLNQQLLQGPDLTSSLVGVLMRFRQETVAVMADVEAMFYQVRVSNEDTDLLRFLWWPDRNYEQELVEHKMLVHIFRATSSPSVATFALQKCATDFEEEFCQEAARTVKKNFYVDDCLKSTTDEDTAITLCADLRNMLAKGGFRLTKWSSNSRKLLNSIPEEEKARVAPLKSPTIPRMELTAATVAIKMDKLLKKELELELHDSIFWTDSTAVLKYLNSESTRFKTFVANRISAILEHSQTSQWRYVNTTLNPADHVSRGQTVEAFLKCESWLSGPNFLLCSQDQWPKNLDPGMLDVNDPEVKEMYSDNGTNFRSADSELKKSIQEWNTKKIAKQLQQKGVQWHFNPPAGSHHGGSWERLIRSVRKILNITVKEQLLDEEGLHTLLCEAEAVINSRPITKSSSDLNDLEALTPKGYSTRTTSTLIVDGDRSSTSRTGSGNAGARNTSCSFKNVNDGSRLEETSASVMWC; from the coding sequence ATGGAGTCAGACATCCAGTCAAGCAAAAACTGCGCGTCGTCTTTGACTGGAGCAAGCTTTGGAGGGACATCGCTGAACCAACAGCTCCTGCAGGGACCGGACCTGACAAGCTCACTAGTGGGGGTCCTTATGAGGTTCCGACAAGAGACTGTGGCAGTTATGGCTGACGTGGAGGCCATGTTCTACCAGGTCAGGGTCAGCAATGAAGACACGGATCTCCTCAGGTTTCTCTGGTGGCCTGACAGGAACTATGAGCAGGAACTTGTTGAACACAAGATGTTGGTCCACATCTTTCGCGCAACATCATCGCCAAGTGTGGCAACCTTTGCGcttcagaaatgtgcaacagaTTTTGAGGAAGAATTCTGTCAGGAAGCTGCCAGAACAGTCAAGAAAAATTTCTACGTAGATGACTGTCTTAAGTCAACTACTGATGAAGACACAGCAATCACCCTTTGCGCCGACCTGAGGAACATGTTGGCAAAAGGTGGATTTCGACTGACAAAATGGTCAAGCAACAGCCGGAAGTTGCTCAACTCAATACCTGAAGAGGAAAAGGCAAGGGTCGCGCCCTTGAAGTCCCCAACCATACCAAGAATGGAACTGACTGCAGCCACAGTTGCAATCAAAATGGACAAGCTTCTGAAGAAAGAGCTCGAACTGGAACTTCACGACTCCATCTTTTGGACAGATAGCACGGCTGTGTTAAAGTACTTGAACAGTGAAAGCACAAGGTTCAAGACTTTTGTCGCTAATAGAATCTCAGCAATCCTGGAGCATTCTCAGACTTCGCAGTGGAGATACGTCAACACCACTCTGAATCCCGCTGATCATGTCTCGAGAGGACAGACTGTTGAAGCATTCCTGAAATGTGAAAGCTGGCTTTCAGGACCAAATTTCTTGCTTTGCTCACAAGATCAGTGGCCCAAGAATCTAGATCCTGGAATGCTGGACGTCAACGACCCAGAAGTCAAAGAGATGTACTCAGATAATGGCACCAACTTCCGGTCTGCCGACAGTGAGTTGAAGAAATCGATCCAAGAGTGGAACACTAAAAAGATCGCAAAACAGTTGCAACAGAAGGGCGTCCAATGGCACTTCAATCCTCCCGCAGGTTCTCACCACGGAGGAAGCTGGGAGCGGCTGATCCGCTCAGTGAGGAAGATTCTGAACATCACAGTGAAGGAACAACTTTTGGATGAAGAAGGTCTCCATACCTTGCTGTGTGAAGCTGAGGCTGTCATAAACAGCAGGCCCATCACAAAGTCATCTTCAGACCTCAATGATTTAGAGGCTTTAACACCCAAGGGGTATTCAACAAGGACGACCAGTACGCTAATCGTAGATGGAGACAGGTCCAGTACCTCGCGGACGGGTTCTGGAAACGCTGGTGCAAGGAATACCTCATGCAGCTTCAAGAACGTCAACGATGGTTCACGCCTGGAAGAAACTTCTGCGTCGGTGATGTGGTGCTGA
- the LOC134870955 gene encoding sulfotransferase 2B1-like isoform X3, whose product MQEIVPLIMSGGDPAPVDTIVNWKRVPWLEAHQTSSLKLEQRPSPRLLTTHFHYNMMPSSFFEVKPKVIYVMRNPKDVFTSSFYHHEAASFLVNPGPQTEFLHKFLDGKVMFGSWFDHVKSWLNAEDREHIMHISYEEMIMDLKDAVGRMAQFLQKSLDHEAIEKIADRCLFKNMRKNNMSNYSTVPRVFMDQTKSEFLRKGIAGDWKNQLTVAEAEYFDTVYKDKMKDFQYKFAWE is encoded by the exons ATGCAGGAGATTGTCCCACTGATCATGAGCGGAGGAGATCCAGCACCTGTTGACACTATTGTTAACTGGAAACGTGTTCCCTGGCTTGAAGCGCATCAGACCAGCTCCCTCAAACTTGAACAGAGGCCGTCTCCACGACTGTTAACTACACACTTCCATTACAACATGATGCCGTCATCTTTCTTTGAAGTAAAGCCAAAG GTCATCTATGTGATGAGGAACCCCAAAGATGTGTTTACATCGTCTTTTTATCATCATGAGGCGGCCTCCTTCTTGGTAAACCCAGGCCCACAGACCGAGTTCCTCCACAAGTTCCTTGATGGAAAAG TTATGTTTGGCTCATGGTTCGATCATGTAAAGAGCTGGTTGAATGCTGAAGATAGAGAGCACATAATGCACATCTCCTATGAAGAGATGATAATG gatcTGAAGGACGCTGTGGGCAGAATGGCTCAGTTCCTGCAGAAGTCTCTGGACCATGAAGCGATAGAAAAGATAGCCGACCGATGTTTGTTCAAGAACATGAGGAAGAACAACATGTCAAACTACTCTACTGTTCCTCGTGTATTCATGGACCAGACAAAGTCTGAGTTTCTCAGGAAAG GAATTGCTGGAGACTGGAAAAACCAACTAACTGTGGCAGAAGCAGAGTACTTTGACACTGTTTACAAGGACAAAATGAAAGATTTCCAATACAAATTTGCATGGGagtaa